The Brachionichthys hirsutus isolate HB-005 chromosome 1, CSIRO-AGI_Bhir_v1, whole genome shotgun sequence genome has a window encoding:
- the ctsba gene encoding cathepsin B has protein sequence MWHAVFLCLVASLSVSLARPRLEPLSSEMVKYINAFNSSWKAGHNFHNVDYSYVQRLCGTKLNGPKLPVLFQYSGNVKLPAEFDSREQWPNCPTLKEIRDQGSCGSCWAFGAVEAMSDRICIHTNAELSVEVSSEDLLSCCEQCGMGCNGGYPSAAWEFWTDTGLVSGGLFDSHIGCRPYTIPPCEHHVNGSRASCTGEGGDTPECTLKCETGYTPKYKQDKHYGAKSYSVPSEEEEIRAEIFEHGPVEGAFTVYEDFLLYKSGVYQHLSGSALGGHAIKILGWGEENGVPYWLCANSWNTDWGDNGFFKFLRGSNHCGMESEIVAGIPKI, from the exons ATGTGGCACGCAGTCTTCCTGTGTTTGGTTGCCAGCTTGTCCGTGAGTCTGGCGAGACCCCGACTCGAACCACTGTCCAGTGAGATGGTTAAGTACATCAACGCGttcaacagcagctggaag GCTGGTCACAACTTCCATAATGTTGACTACAGTTATGTCCAGAGACTCTGTGGTACGAAGCTGAATGGTCCTAAACTGCCAGTCCT GTTTCAGTATTCCGGAAATGTGAAGCTCCCTGCAGAATTTGATTCCAGAGAGCAGTGGCCTAATTGTCCCACTCTGAAGGAGATCAGAGATCAGGGCTCCTGTGGTTCATGCTGG GCTTTTGGCGCTGTCGAGGCCATGTCCGACCGTATTTGTATCCACACCAATGCCGAGTTAAGCGTGGAAGTCTCTTCAGAGGATCTGCTGAGCTGCTGTGAACAATGTGGAATGGG ATGTAATGGTGGCTATCCTTCAGCTGCCTGGGAGTTCTGGACCGATACCGGACTCGTCTCTGGAGGCCTCTTTGATTCCCACATTG GTTGTCGGCCATACACCATCCCCCCCTGTGAGCATCATGTGAATGGTAGTAGAGCCTCATGCACTGGAGAGGGTGGCGACACACCTGAGTGCACCTTGAAGTGTGAAACTGGATACACACCAAAATATAAACAAGACAAACACTATG GTGCCAAGTCGTACAGTGTGccttcagaggaggaggagatcaggGCTGAGATATTCGAGCATGGCCCAGTGGAGGGAGCCTTTACCGTCTACGAAGACTTTTTGCTGTACAAGTCTG GTGTGTATCAGCATTTGTCTGGGTCAGCTCTGGGCGGTCACGCCATTAAGATCCTGGGCTGGGGGGAGGAGAACGGTGTTCCCTACTGGCTCTGTGCCAACTCCTGGAATACCGACTGGGGTGATAACG GATTCTTTAAATTTTTGCGTGGATCAAACCACTGTGGTATGGAGTCTGAGATCGTGGCAGGGATTCCCAAAATATAA
- the xkr5b gene encoding XK-related protein 5b, which translates to MRDYPASPSRDGACMPCCHVCVYAFTAFLLVAERTALIYCFVYYLWIGHNYCYAYLAGFTALFLLPGWGAQWLSYLWYLSDGRIRRKSLTWTHILHLGIFKRLWECMYLPDEDVYGEIMQQADASALRLFEALVVTLPQTMLQTYVLICTDIGIKSPASACFAVCLLSLAWALVLYARACSLIRPGHLQMTPAAILCRLLWRVGMLGSRFAVLMLFTRIFKQWILGVIGVHWLGTTFWMVAQQTDIIRSTSRWRIFNLVLGAVHIFLYLNVKYGQSRCRVAGFYTAMFLENAFLLLASSWLFTMATWDTVGIPAAVFCSFLIGLIALVLYYRFLHPKSFDIFQSIRHRGIGGACMERGSTLSLEEKVSPTFHRHATLSGGGTLMDLPIQWEGWKHHHWLLIRLAMKTGDVTRIWSSYGEGGLAGLMGLSEEVHSPDEFRVPRMPPVQTQVRQISQPAPQPAPPQVRQVVPPAKPAPSIIVARPVRKAPPTTIQDMRRCPEIIPIQEAILEETAEEYSSAPPSEGKGDEEFQSAAYGSPTPSSPRQPGSLYHADSNAGTLTEASSSVGSLDIKTPGWSPERRSPLLTGSPEKKATIPGESSTTLYFSADAQSPSSGSYLGWGSELSPISTYRSPYRIREARFLTSTPRLEPRGGAESPGPAPVVIIPATPGTTPGGSPGASTPGASTPGASTPGAATPGTPIIPLTPVISHPRKQIVQFVGSRERAV; encoded by the exons ATGAGGGACTACCCGGCGAGCCCGAGCAGGGACGGCGCCTGCATGCCCTGCTGCCACGTCTGCGTTTACGCGTTCACCGCATTTCTCCTCGTTGCGGAGAGGACGGCGC TGATCTACTGCTTTGTGTACTACCTGTGGATCGGCCACAACTACTGCTATGCCTATCTTGCTGGCTTCACTGCCCTGTTCCTGCTGCCAG GTTGGGGCGCTCAGTGGCTCAGCTATCTGTGGTACTTGTCAGATGGACGCATCCGCAGGAAGTCTCTGACCTGGACTCACATATTACACCTGGGTATATTCAAAAG GCTGTGGGAGTGCATGTATCTGCCAGATGAGGACGTGTATGGTGAGATTATGCAGCAGGCCGATGCGTCGGCCTTACGCCTTTTTGAGGCCCTGGTGGTCACCCTCCCTCAGACAATGCTGCAGACGTATGTGCTCATCTGCACTGATATAGGAATAAAGTCTCCAG CCTCAGCGTGCTTTGCAGTGTGCTTGTTGTCTCTCGCCTGGGCCTTGGTCCTCTATGCGAGAGCCTGTTCACTCATCAGGCCAGGACACCTCCAAATGACCCCTGCTGCCATTCTCTGTCGGTTGCTGTGGAGG GTCGGCATGTTGGGATCTCGATTTGCTGTTCTCATGTTATTCACTCGTATCTTCAAGCAATGGATCCTGGGAGTCATTG gcGTGCATTGGCTGGGAACAACTTTCTGGATGGTGGCCCAGCAGACCGATATAATACGTTCGACTTCTCGTTGGAGAATCTTCAACCTTGTTCTGGGAGCCGTTCACATCTTCCTTTACCTAAATGTCAAATATGGTCAATCCAGATGTCGCGTGGCTGGCTTCTACACG GCCATGTTCTTAgagaatgcttttcttcttctggcttCCTCGTGGCTGTTTACCATGGCAACCTGGGACACTGTGGGGATTCCAGCTGCAGTGTTCTGTAGCTTCCTCATTG gacTGATTGCGTTGGTGCTGTACTACCGATTCCTCCACCCTAAATCGTTTGACATTTTCCAGAGTATTCGCCATAGGGGGATTGGGGGAGCCTGCATGGAGCGTGGATCCACACTGTCATTGGAGGAGAAAGTTTCCCCCACTTTCCACCGCCATGCAACACTGTCTG GAGGTGGGACCCTCATGGATCTTCCTATCCAATGGGAAGGCTGGAAACATCACCACTGGCTGCTGATTCGCTTGGCCATGAAGACGGGCGATGTGACTAGGATCTGGTCCTCATATGGCGAGGGGGGCCTTGCTGGGCTGATGGGTCTGTCTGAAGAAGTTCACTCCCCCGATGAATTTAGAGTTCCTCGG ATGCCGCCAGTTCAAACACAAGTTCGTCAGATCTCACAGCCAGCTCCTCAACCTGCTCCACCACAG GTGAGACAGGTGGTTCCACCAGCAAAGCCAGCCCCGTCCATCATAGTTGCCAGACCAGTGAGAAAAGCTCCCCCAACAACAATCCAGGACATGAGACGGTGTCCAGAGATCATCCCTATCCAGGAGGCCATTCTCGAAGAGACGGCAGAGGAATATTCCAGCGCTCCACCATCAGAGGGGAAAG GTGATGAGGAGTTTCAGAGTGCTGCTTACGGTTCACCAACGCCTTCATCTCCACGGCAACCAGGAAGCCTATACCACGCCGACAGCAATGCCGGCACCTTGACTGaagcctcctcctctgtgggCTCCCTGGACATCAAGACTCCAGGCTGGTCACCTGAGCGGCGGTCCCCTCTCCTGACTGGTTCCCCGGAGAAAAAGGCGACCATACCCGGAGAGTCCAGCACCACGTTGTACTTTAGTGCAGATGCACAGTCTCCCTCCAGCGGAAGCTATCTTGGCTGGGGCTCCGAATTGTCACCCATCTCCACCTACAGAAGTCCCTACCGGATCAGGGAAGCTCGATTTCTCACCTCCACCCCACGACTGGAACCTCGAGGTGGAGCTGAAAGTCCGGGCCCAGCCCCTGTTGTTATCATCCCTGCCACTCCTGGTACAACCCCAGGCGGATCCCCTGGTGCTTCAACCCCTGGTGCTTCAACTCCTGGTGCTTCAACTCCTGGTGCTGCCACGCCCGGTACTCCAATAATTCCACTCACCCCAGTCATCTCCCACCCTCGCAAACAGATCGTCCAATTTGTTGGCAGTCGAGAGAGGGCGGTGTGA